GCGGGGCGTGCCGATCGACGCCGACCTGGAGTACGCCGGCGGCTTCTTCGAGCTGCTCAACCCCTACGCGCTGCTGGGCGGCCTGACCACGCTGGGGCTGTTCGTCACCCACGGGGCGCTCTTCGTCGCCCTCAAGACCGACGGTGAGATCCGGCACCGTGCGCGCGGCCTGGCCCTCCCGGCCGTCGGCGTGACCGCGGTCCTCGCCGTGGCCTTCCTCGCCTGGACCCAGCAGCAGACCGGCACTGTCGGCTCCGCGGTCGCCTTCGTCGCTGCGGCCCTGGCCCTGGTCGGCGCCGGCCTCGCCGCACGCGCCGCGCGCGAGGGCTGGGCCTTCCTCGGCACCTTCGTCACGATCGCGCTCGCGGTGGCCGGGCTGTTCCTCGCCCTCTTCCCCGACGTGATGCCGACGACGCTCGCCGGGGGCACGAGCCTCACGACGACCAACGCCGCCGCGACGTCGTACACGCTGGGGATCATGACGGTGGTGGCCGTCGTGTTCACGCCGCTGGTCCTGGCCTACCAGGCATGGACGTACTGGGTGTTCCGCAAGCGGATCGCCGTCCACCACATCCCGGCCGCCCCGGCGCCGGCCACCGCCGCCCGATGAGGCCGTCCGACCCGAGGCTGCGCGCGCTGCTGGTGCCGGCGCGCGCAGCCCTGGCCGGGGTGGTCGGCACCGGCGTGGTCGGCGGCCTCCTGGTCATCACCCAGGCGTGGGTCGTCACCGGCCTGGTCGTCGCCGTGCTCGACGGGACCGGCATCGCCCGTTGGTGCCTCGCCGTCATCGGCCTGCTCGCGGTGCGGGGCCTGGTCGGCGGGATCGGCGACCTGTTCGCCGCCCGCGCCGCGGCATCGGTCGGCACCGTGCTGCGGCACCGGCTCGTGCGGTCGGCGATCGAGGCGTCCGCCGGACCGGACCCGGCCGACGACGTCGCGACCCTCGCCACCCGCGGGGTCAGCGCGGCGGAGCCCTACCTGACCCGCTACCTCCCCGCGGTCGTCGTCGCGGCCGTGCTGCCGCCGCTGACCGTCGTGGCGCTGGCCACCCAGGACCTGCTGAGCGCCCTCATCGTCGTCCTCACCCTGCCGCTCGTGCCCGTCTTCGGCGCGCTCGTCGGAATCGCCACCCGCGACCGGGCGGAGGAGCAGTGGCGGGCGATGGCCTCATTGTCGGGACACTTCCTGGACGTGGTGCGGGGCCTGCCGACGCTGGTCGCCCACCGTCGCGCCCGCGCCCAGTCCGCCCGCATCGCCGAGGTCACCGACCGCTACCGCCGGGCCTCGCTGCGGACCCTGCGCATCGCCTTCGCCTCCTCCGCCGTGCTCGAGCTGGTCGCGACGCTGTCCGTCGCGCTGGTGGCCGTGACCGTCGGCGTACGGCTCGCCTCCGGCTCGCTCGACCTGACGACCGCGCTCGTCGTCCTGCTGCTCGCGCCGGAGGCCTACTGGCCGCTGCGGCGGGTGGGCGCGGAGTTCCATGCCGCCGCCGAGGGCGCCGCCACCTTCGAGGCGGCCGACGAGCTCCTCTCCCGTCCGCTGCCCGTCACCGTCGACCGGCCCGCGCCGCCGCACGCGCCGCTCGTCCTCGACCACGTGGGCGTCACCCGTGCGGGACGCAGCGTGCCCGCGGTCCACGACCTCTCCGCGCTGCTCCCGGCGCAGGGCATCACCGCCGTGACCGGTCCGTCCGGCTGCGGCAAGTCCACCCTGCTGGCCGCGATCGCCGGGCTCGTGCCCCACGACGGAGCCGTGCTGTCCGGCGGCGAGCCGGTCGGCGGCCCGCGCTGGCAGGCCCAGGTCGCCTGGCTGCCGCAGCAGCCGCGGTTCGTCGACGGCACCATCGGCGACAACCTGCGCCTCGCCCGGCCGGACGCGACCGGCGACCAGCTGTGGCGGGCCCTGCGCGAGGTCGCCCTCGAGGTCCGGGTGCGTCAGCTCCCCGCCGGTCTGGACACCCCGCTCGGCGAGGACGGCACCACCCTGTCGGCCGGCGAGCGCGCCCGGCTCGCGCTGGCCCGGATCGTGCTCGCCGACCGCCCGTGGGTGCTCCTCGACGAGCCCACCGCCCACCTGGACGACCTGACCGAGCAGGTCATCGCCGACACGATCGTCGCCCTCGGTCGCCGTCGCGGCGTGATCGTGGTCGCGCACCGGCCACGGCTGGTGGAGCTGGCGGACCGGGTGATCGCGCTGCCGGCCCCGGCAGCCGCGCCCCACGCCGTGCCCGCCGCTCCCGGGCCGGGGCACCCGGCAGGCGTCCCGGTCGACGTACCTGCGGCCTCCACCGAGCGCCGCACCCTCGCCGGTGCGGCCGTGATCGGCGCCCTCGCCTCCGCCTCCGGGGTCGCGCTCACGGCGACCGCGGGCTGGCTCATCGTGCAGGCCTCCAGCCGCCCCGCCGTCCTCACCCTGCTCGTCGCCGTCGTCGGGGTGCGTGCCTTCGGACTCGCCCGCCCGGTGCTGCGCTACGTGGAGCGGCTGCGCGCCCACGACGCCGCCCTGCGGCTCCTCGCCCGCCGCCGCGTCGAGGTGTACGACGCCCTGGTGCCCCTCGTGCCGGCCCGACTCGGCAGGCGGCGGGGCGACCTGCTGACCTCGGTCGTCGACGACGTCGACAGCGTGGTCGACCGGCAGCTCCGGGTCCGGCTCCCGCTGGTCCAGCTCGGTCTGGTGATCCTGCTCGCGGCGGGGGTGGCCGCCGTCCTGCAACCGGCCGTCGCCCTCGTCGTCCTGGGCCTCGGCAGCGTCACCGCGGCCGCCCACCTGCTCGCCCGGCACGGCGCCCGCGCCGCGGAACGGCGGTTGGTCGCTCTCCGTGCCGGACTGTCCCGGAGCGTGGTCGACGCGCTGCAGGTCGGCGAGGACCTGCGGATGTGGCAGCGCGCCGTGCCGACCGCCGACCGGGTCGCCGAGGTGAGTGCGCGGCTCGGCGCGGTCACCGTCACCACGGCTGCCTGGCTGGCGCTGGCCCGCGCGCTGGTGCTGACGGCGGGCGGGGCGGCGGTGGCAGTGACCGCGGCGCTGGCCGGAGGCGAGGTCGCCGCGGGAGCGCTGAGCGGTCCGGTGATGGCCCTGCTCGTCCTGCTCCCCCTCGCCCTCACCGACGTCGCCCTGCCCTGCGCGGACGCCGGTGTCGTCGCCGCCCGCACCGAGGCCGCCGAGGACCGGTTGGCCGACCTCGAGCGCACGCCACCCGCCGTCGCCGACGTCCCTGGCCGATCGCAGCCCACGGACAGCGTCGTGGAGCTCGCCGACGTCCGCGCCCGCTGGGAACTCCGCGCACCGGCCACCTCCCCCGTGACGCTCGACCTCGCCCCGGGCGACCGGGTGGCGCTCGTGGGTGCGTCCGGGAGCGGCAAGAGCACCGTCGCCGCCGTCCTGCTCCGCTTCCTCGACGCGTGCGGCGGGTCTGCCCGGATCGGCGGCGCCGAGCTCGAGGACACCGCCCCGGACGACGTACGACGGATGGTCGGCCTGGTCGACGACCAGCCCCACGTGTTCGCGACGACCCTCCTCGAGAACGTCCGCCTCGCCCGGCCCGAGGCCTCGGCCACCGAGGTCGAGGAGGCGCTGCGCGCCGCCTGCCTCGGCCCCTGGCTCGACGGACTGCCGGACGGGCTGGGCACGTGGCTCGGGACCGGCCACGCGGGCGTCTCGGGCGGCGAACGGGCGCGGATCGGCGTCGCCCGCTCGCTCCTCGCCGCCCACCCCGTGCTGGTCCTCGACGAGCCGACGGCCCACCTCGACCACGCCACCGCCGAGCAGCTCGCGCACGAGGTGATGACCGGCCCCCGCGTCAGGTCGGTCCTCTGGATCACCCACGGCACGGCCGGGCGGGACCTGGTCGACCGGACCGTCGAGCTCACGGGACCGGTTGGAGGGGCCGAAGGTCCCACCCATGCGGGGGCCTCGGCCCGTGTCCGCCGGACCTCCTCCGGACGGAGGGTGGAGCCATGACCACCACCATCAACCCCAGCAGTGTCGTCGTCGCCACCGACGGTTCGGAGGACGCCACCCGCGCGGTCCACTGGGCCGCCGAACAGGCCTTCCTCGAGCGGCGTCCCCTCGTCGTCGTCACCGCTACCGGAGCCACGCAGGTCCCGGTCACGGCCTGGGGCGGTGTCGGCGCCGGCTATGCCCCCAGCGTCGACGACCTCGTCGAGCACGGTCGGTCCGTGGCCGAGGACGCCCTGGCCGTCGTACGCCACCTCCGCCCCGGACTCGAGGCGTCCGCCGAGGTGCTCGTGGGCGACCCGCGCCAGGCGCTCGTGGAGCTGTCGCGCCGGGCGCACCTCCTCGTGCTCGGCTCCCGCGGCCGCGGCAGCTTCCGCAGCAAGGCCTTCGGGTCGGTCAGCGCCGCGGTGAGCCGCGACGCGGCCTGCCCGGTCTTCGTGTGTCGGCCGCCCGCCCGGTCCGAGATCCCGACGCGCGGGATCCTCGTCGGTGCCGACGGGACTCCCGAGTCCCTGCCCGTCATCGAGTTCGCCTTCCACCAGGCCTCGCTGCTCGACCTGCCGCTGACCGTCGTGCACTGCGTGTGGGACCAGGTGGCCGCGCTGCTCGGCCCCGGCTTGGTCTCGCCCCAGGAGGACGGGCTCGAGCAGCAGCGGCTGCTGCTCTCCGAGAGCGTCGCCGGGATGTGCTCGAAGTTCCCCGAGGTGAGCACCGACCTGCGGCTGGGGCGCGGGCTGGCCGAGGAGTTCCTCGCCACCGGCACCGCGGAGTGGAACCTCGTCGTCGTGGGTCGGCACCCCGTCGACAGCCTGCTGCGCCTGGTGACCGGTTCGGTGGCGATCTCCGTCATCGAGCACGCCCGGACCACCGTCGCCGTGGTCCCGGAGGCCGACCCCGCCGAGTCCGGCGACGAGGACTGAGGAGGCGGAGATGAACCGCCGCATCCGCCCGGGCAGCATCGTCGTCGGCGCCGACGGGTCCAAGCACGGCGCGCGCGCCCTGCGCTGGGCCGCCGAGCAGGCCCGCCTCGAGCGCCGCCCCCTGGTGGTCGTCACGACCGAGGAGGGCAGTGCGTTCCGGATCAACGCCGACGCGGTCCGCACCGTGCACGAGCTCGCCCCGGGCGTGGAGGTGAGCGGCGTCAGCGCGGCGGGAGACCCCCGCAACGTGCTCGTCGAGCTCACCCGCAACGCCCACCTGCTGGTGGTCGGGTCCCACGGCCGCGGAACCGTGCGCAGCGCCCTGCTCGGCTCGGTGAGCGCCGCGGTGAGCCGCGAGGCCGTGTGCCCGGTCGTCGTGTGCCGGCCCCGTGCCGAGGAGCAGGTCCGCCAGGGGGTCCTGGTCGCCGTCGACGCCAGCGAGTCGTCGCTGCCGGTCATCGAGTTCGCGTTCGCGCAGGCATCCCTGCACGGTCAACCGCTCACGGCCGTCCACTGCGTGTGGGACGTGATGGCTGCCGTGGCCGGCCTGCGCAACGTCAAGCTGGACGACGCCGACCTCGGGATCGGAGACGAGGCCCACCTCGCGCTGGCCGAGTCGCTCGCCGGGTTCGCCGAGAAGTACCCGGACGTCCCGGTGACGGAGCGCGTCAACCACGGCCTCGTCGACGACGTGGTCGGCTGGCGCACCGGCGCCTGGGACCTGGTGGTCGTGGGCCGGCACCCCCTCGACACCGTCAGCCGGCTCGTGACCGGCTCCATCGCCACCGCCGTGGTCGAGCGCGCGCAGACCAATGTCGCCGTCGTACCTGTCGAGCGGGAGCGGGTCACATCGTGAGCACCCGACCACCCAGTGCCCTCGTGGTCTACGAGTCGATGTTCGACAACACCACCCAGACGGCGGAGGCCGTGGCGCGGGGGCTCCGGCGGGCGGGGTTCGCGGCCCACGCCGTGCCCGTCACGTCGTTGGCGTCGACCGGTCCCGTCGACGTCGACCTCCTCGCCGTCGGCGCGCCCACCCACGGCTTCACGCTGAGCCGCAGGGAGAGCCGTGCCGAGGCCGTGCGCCAGGGTGCCGGCCCCGACCGGGCCGCGATCGGCCTTCGGGACTGGATCGCCCAGTCCCTGCCGCAGCGCTACGGCACCGACCGTCTGGTCGTCTTCGACACGCGGATCGGGCGTGTGCGGCACCTGCCACTGTCCGCGGCCCGCACTGCCGCCCGTCTGCTGCACCGGCGCGGATTCCGTCTCCTGCGCAAGCCGGTCGGCTTCGCGGTGGACAGGGTGCGCGGGCCCCTCCGGGACGGCGAGCTCGCCCGCGCGGAGAACTGGGGCCGGATGGTCGGCTCCGCCTGCCTCGAGGAGCTCAGCGAGGCGGCCTGAGGCCGAATCTCAGAGGTAGAGCCCGTCCCCCGCTGCCGGCTCCGCCGTCGGGTCGGCCTTCTCCGCCGCCGGCTCCTCCTCGAAGGTCAGCGAGCCACCGAACCTCTCCTTCAGCTGCGGGCCGAAGAAGTTGCTCGCCTCCGCCACGTCGACCAGCGACGACTCGAGGGTGCCCTTGTTGAGCGCGAGGCCGGCGACGGCGTCCTCGAACACGACCGCCTTCTCCGCCCAGTAGACCCGCGCGTGCAGGAGCCGCTGGTTGATGTCGTTGAGGGTGCCGAGCAGCTCGGGGGTCTGCTCCACGTCGTGTACGGCGACCGACCACACCCGCACCGCGGGGCGGTCGTCATTGCCCACGACGCGCACGGTGTAGCCGCTGCTGCCGTGCCGGAAGGCGTAGCCGCCCTGGTCGTCCTTCGTCAGGGACTCGTTGCCCGAGAACTCCTCGAGCAGGCGCTCGACGTACGCATCGACCATGTCGCGGCTCATGGCCCGACCCTACTCAGCAGCGGTCACCAGGGCGACGGCTCGTAGTCCTTCACGAAGACGCCGTAGATGTCCTCGCCGGCCTCGCCGCGGACGATCGGGTCGTAGACGCGGGCGGCGCCGTCGACGAGGTCGAGCGGTGCGTGCCAGCCCTCGGCGGCGATGCGCAGCTTCTCGTAGTGCGGCCGCTCGTCGGTGATCCAGCCGGTGTCGACGGCGGTCATCAGGATCCGGTCGGTCTCGAACATCTCGCCCGACGACGTGCGGGTCATCATGTTGAGCGCGGCCTTGGCCATGTTGGTGTGCGGGTGGCCCGCGCCCTTGTAGCGGCGGGAGAACTGGCCCTCCATCGCCGACACGTTGACGATGTAGGCCCGCCGGGCGCCGTTCTGGACGGCGGCGCGCAGCGCCGGACGCAGCCGGGAGTTGATGAGGAAGGGCGCGATCGAGTTGCAGAACTGCACCTCGAGCAGCTCCAGCGGGTCCACCTCGTCGAGCACCTGCGTCCAGGAGTTGTTGTCCTGGATGTCCGGGATCAGGCCGCCGGCGTCGATCGCCGTGCCGGCCAGGTGCGCCTCGAGCGAGGCGCCACCGGCCTTCAGCGACAGCGCCGTGAGCGACGCCGCGTTGTGGGCGGCCAGCGCGGCCTCGGCGGACTCACCCTCGTGGTGCGCGACCGCCGTGTCGGCGAGGGCGCCGGCGATCGCGGCGGGGTGCGCCTCGGAGATCCGGTCGAAGGTGACCATCTCCGGCAGCGCCTTCACACCGAGCGACTCCGCGCTCGGCAGGGCGGTGTTCTCGCCGTCGATCAGGTGCGAGTAGGCGCCCGGCAGCCGGCGCACCGTCTGGCAGGCGTTGTTGATGATGATGTCGAGCGGGCCGTCGGCCGCGACGTCATCGGTCAGCGAGATGACCTGGGTGGGGTCGCGCAGGTCGATGCCCACGACCTTGAGCCGGTGGAGCCAGTCGGCCGAGTCCTCCATCGCGGCGAAGCGGCGTACGGCGTCCTTCGGGAAGCGCGTCGTGATCGTGGTGTGCGCCCCGTCGCGCAGCAGCCGCAGCGCGATGTACATGCCGATCTTGGCGCGCCCACCGGTCAGCAGCGCCCGCTTGCCGGTGAGGTCGGTGCGCTGGTCGCGCTTCGCGTGGCTCATCGCCGCGCAGCGCGGGCACAGCCAGTGGTAGAAGGCGTCGACGAGGGTGAAGTCCTCCTTGCAGATGTAGCACCCGCGTGCGGTGATCAGCTCGCCCGCGAAGGCACCCTTCGCCGTCGACACCAGCGGGATGCCCGCCGTCTCGTCGTCGATCCGCATCGGCGAGCCGGTCGCCGTCCTCTCGATGATCTCCTGGTCGTGGCGCTGCCGCTCCTGCCGGATCTCGGCGCGCCGCGACTTCTTGATCAGCTTGTACATGTACGACGCCGCGCGCTTCATCGTGCGCACGTCCTCGTGGTCCGGGTGCAGCTCGGGGATCTGCCGCAGCACCTTGATCGCGATCGCGAGCTCGTCCGGGTCGATCCGGTCGAGGCCGGAGAAGGGGACGTCGGAGTCTGCGCTGGTCACCGGCGAATCGTACGCGTGGCGGGCCCTCATCCCGTCGTCGAGGTGACTCAGGAGGTACCTGAAATGGATGACGCCCGGCACGGGCTCCGGGCCTAGCGTGAGGCACTGCACAGGGAGGCTCGTCATGACGATCGCCAAGTCCGTCGTCACGCCCGTGCTGACCGCGCTCGTGGCGGCGTTCCTCCTCGTCCTGCCTGCGCGGGCCCCGGCCGTGCCGACCCCGCCGGGTGCGGTCCACGCGTGGGGCGGCAATGCGTTCGGCGAGCTCGGCGACGGGACCACCGACGCGCACCGGGCGCCGGCGCCGGTCCCGGGGATGGACGACGTCGTCGACATCCACACGGGGCGCGAGCACGCCGTCGCCCTCCGGGAGGACGGCACCGTGCTGACCTGGGGCAGCAACCAGATGGGTCAGCTCGGCGGCGGCACGACCGGGGGGCAGCGGCCCTCGCCGGGCCCGGTCGCCGGGCTGGACGGGGTCACCATGGTCTCGACCGGCCACTACCACTCGCTCGCCCTGCGCTCGGACGGATCCCTGTGGACCTGGGGCTACAACAACGTCGGCCAGCTCGGCGACGGCACCACCACCAACCGGAACCGTCCGGTGCAGGTCAGCGGCACGCGCACCTACGCGTACGTCGCGGCGGGCCGCGACATGTCCTACGCCGTCGCCACCGACGGCACCGTGTGGGCGTGGGGCCGTGGCGACGACGGGCAGCTGGGCGACGGCACGCTGGTCAACCACTCCACCCCGGTCCGGGTCGGTGCGCTGACCGATGTCGTCCAGGTCGCCGGCGGCCGGGACCACGGGCTCGCCCTGCGCACCGACGGGAGCGTCTGGGCGTGGGGGTGGAACGCGTACGGCCAACTCGGCGACGGCACGCTCACCGACCGGACGTCTCCCGTGCAGGTGCTGACCGGGGCGACCATGCTCGCCGCGGGCGCCCACCACTCCTACGCCCTGCGCAGCGACGGCCGCGTGGCCGCCTGGGGCCGCAACTACCGCAACGAGCTGGGGGACGGCACCAGCACCCAGCGCACGCGTCCGATCACCGTGCTCGGCGTGAGCGGAGCGGTCACGATCGGGTCCGGACGCGACCACGGACTCGCCGCCCTTGCCGACGGCACGGTCCGCACCTGGGGCCACAACTCCTCCGGCCAGCTGGGCGACGGGACCCTCACGAGCCGGTCGACCGCCGTTGCCGTGCCCGGGCTCACCGACGTCGTCCGGGTCAGCGGTGGCGCCGAGTTCTCCGTCGCGGTCGCCGCGACCGGCGCTCCGCCGGAGCCGTCCGGGACGGCGGAGTTCCGTGCGGTGTCCGGAGCGAGCGGCAACGCGAGCTCAGTCACCGTCGCCGTGCCCGCCACGGTCCAGGCCGGGGACGTCCTGGTGCTGTTCGTCGGGACCAACCGGCTCGCAACCGTTCCGGCGCCGACGGGATGGTCCCTGCTCGGCGTCGCGACCGACGGGTCCGACCTCCGGTCCTGGGCGTTCACCCGGACCGCCACCGGCACGCCGGGGTCGAGCGTCACCGTCGTGCTCGACGCCACCAGCAAGGTCGACGTCAGCCTGGCGGCGTACGACGGATCGGCGGTGACGGCCACGGCCTCCCGCCCCGAGACGGGCACCGGCGCGTCCCACCTGAGCGCTCCCGTCGCCGTCACCACGCCCGGTTCGCGGGTCGTGCACCACTGGGTGAGCAAGGTCAACGAGGTGGCCACGTGGAGCGTCGCCGACCTGGTGCCGCGACGCACCGGAGCAGGCAGCGGGAGCGGACAGGTCGTCAGCCTCACCGCGGACGGCGGTCCGGCACCCGCCGGGACCTGGCCCGCCCGGACGGCCACCGCGAGCGTCGCCTCGAGCAAGGCCATCGCCTGGAGCGTCGTGGTCGCCCCGTGATGCGCCAGCGGCTCCGGGGCCCTCAGCCGCCCATCGCCGCCGCTCCCGTGCGCACCGCCTCCCTGATCCGCGAGTAGGTCCCGCACCGGCAGACGTTGCGGATCGAGTCGAGGTCGTCCTCGGTGATCGCCCGGCCCTCGGCGCGGACCTTGTTGACCAGCGCGACGGCGGCCATGATCTGGCCCGGCTGGCAGTAGCCGCACTGGGCGACGTCGTGCTCGAGCCAGGCGTCCTGCATGGGGTGCAGCCCGTCGCCGGGAGCGGTGTCGGCGAGTCCCTCGATCGTGGTGATCTCGTCGTCCTCCCCGATGGCGGAGACCGGCACCGAGCAGGGGTTGAAGGCCTTGCCGTTGATGTGCGACGTACAGGCCTTGCAGACGTTGATCCCGCAGCCGTACTTGGGTCCAGTGACGCCCAGGACGTCGCGCAGGACCCAGAGGATGCGGACGTCGTCCTCGACGTCGACGGTGACCGTCTCGCCGTTCAGCTGGAAGGTGTGCTTCGGCATGTCGGGGACCTCAGAAGGTGTGGTCGAGGCCGTTGACCGGCGACTCGGGGACGGACGGGACGAACGGCTTGGGCTCGAAGTGCAGCGGCGCGTGGAAGTTGATCGGGAACTCCTTGGGCAGGGTGCCCGTGGCCCGGGCGTAGGCGCAGGCCACCGCGGCCATCGACGCCGCGACCCCCGCCTCGCCGGCGCCGCCGGGCTCCTTGCGGTCGGAGTCGATGACCTCGCACCGGAACTCGAACGGGACGTTCCACTGACGCGTGTACGCCGAGTTGTCCCAGCTCGCCTCGAGGAAGTGCCCGTCGACGAGGTGGTTGCTGTAGGTCAGCGCCTGGGCCATCCCGTCCATGAAGCCGCCCATCATCTGGGCCTGCACGCCCAGCGGGTTGACGACCAGGCCACAGTCGACGACCACGAGGGCCTTGGTGACCCGCGGCCCGGTGACCGCGTCGCGGACCTTCCGGTCGACCGTCTCGGGCCGGCAGTCGATCTCCACCAGTACGGCGGTCGCGCCCTTGTACTCCTTGTGGATCGCGATGCCCTGGGCGGTGCCGGGCGGCATCGTCCGGCCCCACTCCCCCAGCTCGGCCGCCCGCTCGAGGACCCGCTTGACGATCCCGCTGCGCAGGTGCGCGCGCCGGAAGGCGACGGGGTCCTGCTTGAACCTCTTCGCCAGCTGGTCGACCATCAGCTCGTTGGCGCAGCGGACCTCCGGGGAGTAGACGTTGCGCACCGAGCTGGTGTTGAACCGCCTGACGTCGTGGTCGGTCTCGTTGAGGAGCTGGGTGACGACCCCGAAGTTGTAGGGCAGCTCCTGGGTGAGCGTGAAGATCGACTCCGAGAAGGTCAGGTTGGCCAGCCCGGTCGGCAGCGCCGCCACCTCCGCGGTCAGCCGCTCGCCGAGGCCGTGGGTGAAGTCCGTCGTGACGGCCGTGTGCCGCTGCTCGAAGCTGATCACGCTGCCGGCGAGGATGCTGGCCCGGATCCGCGATGTCGTCATCGGGTGCACGCGACCCTGGCGCGGCTCGTCGGCGCGGTGCCACATCAGCTTCACCGGCGCCCCGAACGCCTTCGACGCGTGGGCCGCCTCGATCGCCGCGTCGCTGAACAGCTTGCGCCCGAAGGAGCCGCCGCCCTGGACGACGTGGACGGTCACCTTGCCCTGCGGCAGGCCGAGCGCCTTGGCCACCTTCGACTGGGTGTCGATCGGCGACTTGAGCCCGCCCCAGATCGTCGCCGTCCCGTCGCGTACGTCGGCGACGGCACAGTTGGGCTCGAGGGCCGAGCCGCTGCGGAAGTGGAAGACGAACTCGGCCTCCACGGTGCTGGCCCCGAGCTTGGGAACGACCAGCGGCAGCTGGGCCTTGCGCAGCTCGCCGAGGATGTCGGCCGACGACTTCCCGACGACCGTGCCGGGACTCCACTCGACGTCGAGGGCCCGCACGGCGTCGATGCACTGGCCGAAGGTCCTCGCGCGGACGGCGACGCCCGTCGGGATGATCGCGACGTGGGTGACACCGGGCATCGAGGCGACGTCGGCCTGGTTGCGCACGGAGCGTGCGGTGCCGTTGAGGTCCGGCGCCCGGCACACCATCGTGGGCAGGGCGTCCGGGACGTCGATGTCCATCGCGTACTGCTTGCGGCCGGTCACCGCGTCGAGGGCGTCCACGCGGCGCTGCGGCGTACCGATGAGCGACTGGTCCGCTGCTGCCTTGAGCCTGACCCGGACCCGCTTCGTGGTCGGCGAGGCCGCGGTCGCCGCGGCCTCGCCGTAGGTGAGCGTGTTGCCGAGCAGGTCCGAGATGATGCCGCCCTTCACGGTCAGCGTCGTGACCAGGGCGCCGAGCTGGACGGCGGCGGCGTCGAGGAGGGCCTTGCGCGCCACCGCGGCCGCGACCCGCACCGGCGTGTACATCGAGATCATCGTGTTGGAGCCGCCGGTGAGCTGGTTGAAGAGCAGCTCGGGCCGTGCCGGCGCCAGCGTGACGTGCACCCGGTCGAGCGGCAGGTCGAGCTCGTCGGCGATGAGCATGCCGATCGAGGTGGTGATGCCCTGGCCGACCTCCATCCTCGGGAGGGCGAAGTGGGCGTGCCCCTCCTCGTCGACGTGGATCGCGATGAGGTTCGACGTCGGCAACGCGCAGTGCGTCAGGAAGTCGTTGAGGTCGTAGAGCTCCGGCACCTGCGGCAGTGACGGGATCGGGACGGCGTGCGCCGGTGCGGCACCGGCGACGAGGTCGGCGGCCACGACGAGGCTCGTGCCCCCCATGACGTAGCCGACGAAGGAGCGGCGGCTGAGTGGGCGCGCGGAGGCGCGCGCCGGAGACTTCCCCATGATTTCTCCCCGAGTGAGATGGCGGTCACACCAGCACAGCAGCCGGAGATTGGTCGGAGGTTGGTCGCTCACCCCCGTTGGAGGGGTGCACCCGGGCGACTCGGCGGAAACCACTCCGATCATCGCCCCGCGCGCCGATGGGAGCAGTGCCCGCCGAAGAAGCCGAGGGAAGTCGGGAGGAGCCGTGGCCGCATCCGCCGCCCGGGCACTGCTGCCCGCCCTCGGCTTCGGCGCTGCCTACTCGGTCGCGATCCTGGTCGGCCGTGCCACCCGGGTCGAGGGCAGTGAGGTGTCGCTGGTGTGGCCGGCGGCCGCGGTCGCGGTTCTCTGGGGGATCCACGCCCGCGGCCTGCCACGCCGCGCCGCCGCCTTCCACTGGATCGTGCTCGCCGCGCTCACCTTCGGCGTCAACCTCACCACCGGCGCTCCCGTCGGCCTCTCGGCGTGGTTCGTGCTGGTCAACGTCGCGCTGGCGGCCGTCACCACCCTCGTCCTCGGGTACGGCGGCCGCCAGATCACGCTGCGCGACCCTGCCGACCTCGGGCACCTGGTCGTGGCGGTCACGTGCGGCACCCTGGTCGCCGCCGCGCTGGCCACCGTCTACTTCGCGGCGGTCGGCCACGAGGACCTGCCGCGGACCTTCGGGCTGTTCGCGGTCCGCAACGGCGTGACCGCGCTGGCCGGCGCCGCCGTCGTGCTCCGTCTCCAGGAGGCGCAGTGGCGCCGCCCGCAGCCGTCGCGGCTGCGGGTCCTCGAGTCGGTCGCCTGCGTCGTGGTGACGGTCGTCGTCTTCGCGCGGGTCTTCTGGTTCAACCCGGGCCTGCCGACGGCCTTCGGGATCATGCTGCCCGCGATGTGGGTCTCGC
Above is a genomic segment from Nocardioides aromaticivorans containing:
- a CDS encoding universal stress protein, which produces MTTTINPSSVVVATDGSEDATRAVHWAAEQAFLERRPLVVVTATGATQVPVTAWGGVGAGYAPSVDDLVEHGRSVAEDALAVVRHLRPGLEASAEVLVGDPRQALVELSRRAHLLVLGSRGRGSFRSKAFGSVSAAVSRDAACPVFVCRPPARSEIPTRGILVGADGTPESLPVIEFAFHQASLLDLPLTVVHCVWDQVAALLGPGLVSPQEDGLEQQRLLLSESVAGMCSKFPEVSTDLRLGRGLAEEFLATGTAEWNLVVVGRHPVDSLLRLVTGSVAISVIEHARTTVAVVPEADPAESGDED
- the cydB gene encoding cytochrome d ubiquinol oxidase subunit II, with product MELTTVWFSLIAVLWIGYFTLEGFDFGVGMLLPVLARDDTERRVMINTIGPVWDGNEVWLLVAGGATFAAFPEWYATLFSGFYLPLLLILVALIVRGLAFEYRAKRDDDRWRRRWDLAIIVGSFVPALLWGVAFANILRGVPIDADLEYAGGFFELLNPYALLGGLTTLGLFVTHGALFVALKTDGEIRHRARGLALPAVGVTAVLAVAFLAWTQQQTGTVGSAVAFVAAALALVGAGLAARAAREGWAFLGTFVTIALAVAGLFLALFPDVMPTTLAGGTSLTTTNAAATSYTLGIMTVVAVVFTPLVLAYQAWTYWVFRKRIAVHHIPAAPAPATAAR
- the cydD gene encoding thiol reductant ABC exporter subunit CydD, which produces MRPSDPRLRALLVPARAALAGVVGTGVVGGLLVITQAWVVTGLVVAVLDGTGIARWCLAVIGLLAVRGLVGGIGDLFAARAAASVGTVLRHRLVRSAIEASAGPDPADDVATLATRGVSAAEPYLTRYLPAVVVAAVLPPLTVVALATQDLLSALIVVLTLPLVPVFGALVGIATRDRAEEQWRAMASLSGHFLDVVRGLPTLVAHRRARAQSARIAEVTDRYRRASLRTLRIAFASSAVLELVATLSVALVAVTVGVRLASGSLDLTTALVVLLLAPEAYWPLRRVGAEFHAAAEGAATFEAADELLSRPLPVTVDRPAPPHAPLVLDHVGVTRAGRSVPAVHDLSALLPAQGITAVTGPSGCGKSTLLAAIAGLVPHDGAVLSGGEPVGGPRWQAQVAWLPQQPRFVDGTIGDNLRLARPDATGDQLWRALREVALEVRVRQLPAGLDTPLGEDGTTLSAGERARLALARIVLADRPWVLLDEPTAHLDDLTEQVIADTIVALGRRRGVIVVAHRPRLVELADRVIALPAPAAAPHAVPAAPGPGHPAGVPVDVPAASTERRTLAGAAVIGALASASGVALTATAGWLIVQASSRPAVLTLLVAVVGVRAFGLARPVLRYVERLRAHDAALRLLARRRVEVYDALVPLVPARLGRRRGDLLTSVVDDVDSVVDRQLRVRLPLVQLGLVILLAAGVAAVLQPAVALVVLGLGSVTAAAHLLARHGARAAERRLVALRAGLSRSVVDALQVGEDLRMWQRAVPTADRVAEVSARLGAVTVTTAAWLALARALVLTAGGAAVAVTAALAGGEVAAGALSGPVMALLVLLPLALTDVALPCADAGVVAARTEAAEDRLADLERTPPAVADVPGRSQPTDSVVELADVRARWELRAPATSPVTLDLAPGDRVALVGASGSGKSTVAAVLLRFLDACGGSARIGGAELEDTAPDDVRRMVGLVDDQPHVFATTLLENVRLARPEASATEVEEALRAACLGPWLDGLPDGLGTWLGTGHAGVSGGERARIGVARSLLAAHPVLVLDEPTAHLDHATAEQLAHEVMTGPRVRSVLWITHGTAGRDLVDRTVELTGPVGGAEGPTHAGASARVRRTSSGRRVEP
- a CDS encoding universal stress protein, producing MNRRIRPGSIVVGADGSKHGARALRWAAEQARLERRPLVVVTTEEGSAFRINADAVRTVHELAPGVEVSGVSAAGDPRNVLVELTRNAHLLVVGSHGRGTVRSALLGSVSAAVSREAVCPVVVCRPRAEEQVRQGVLVAVDASESSLPVIEFAFAQASLHGQPLTAVHCVWDVMAAVAGLRNVKLDDADLGIGDEAHLALAESLAGFAEKYPDVPVTERVNHGLVDDVVGWRTGAWDLVVVGRHPLDTVSRLVTGSIATAVVERAQTNVAVVPVERERVTS